The Caenorhabditis elegans chromosome II genome has a segment encoding these proteins:
- the shw-1 gene encoding BTB domain-containing protein (Confirmed by transcript evidence), with protein MDTEHRVILNVGGIRHETYSHVLKKIPATRLSRLTPNLANYDPVLNEYFFDRHPGVFSMILNYYRTGKLHYPTNVCGPLFEEELEFWGLDANQVEPCCWMTYTQHRDTQDTLAVIESLDLDGDPPTQEEIAKKFGWEDDYYTGNMSQWQRLKPRVWALFDEPWSSKYARVISSLSVAFILASTCSFILKTDPSFQIPDIDVFYSLRVVDEGGFKNYHKTIGTDKPVTSPHPNFFYVDLICNIWFTIELLIRSLFCPSFHKFVRSPLTIIDVISTGAFFFESLLHAILIQTGSLVTLDFLSMICVLRLFKLTQHFSGLKILIQTFKASAQELFLLVFFVILAIVIFAALVYYAERSQLNKDNQFTSIPLGLWWSLVTISTVGFGDMVPKTYLGMLVGSLCALMGVLTIALPVPVIVSNFSNLYSHSQARAKLPKKRRRVLQAHEVKPALLGVKQHHGKHRKKSSSATFNQPPANFKNANGGPSMHDNSASKLMA; from the exons ATGGACACAGAACATCGGGTAATCCTGAACGTAGGCGGTATCCGACACGAAACCTACAGTCACGTGCTAAAGAAGATTCCAGCCACGCGATTGTCCCGCCTGACTCCAAACTTGGCAAATTACGATCCAGTCCTAAACGAGTACTTCTTCGATAGGCATCCGGGAGTATTTTCCATGATTCTAAATTATTATAGAACTG GTAAACTTCATTATCCAACAAATGTTTGTGGTCCGTTATTCGAGGAAGAACTTGAGTTTTGGGGTCTCGACGCTAATCAA GTGGAACCGTGCTGTTGGATGACGTATACACAACACAGAGATACACAAGACACCCTAGCTGTTATTGAATCATTGGATTTGGATGGGGATCCACCGACACAGGAAGAG ATcgcaaaaaagtttgggtgGGAAGATGACTATTACACTGGAAATATGTCACAATGGCAACGATTAAAACCCAGAGTATGGGCATTATTTGATGAACCATGGAGTTCCAAATATGCAAGG GTAATTTCGTCTCTCTCCGTAGCTTTCATTCTTGCCTCCACATGCTCATTCATTCTCAAAACGGATCcttcatttcaaattccagATATTGATG tgttttacTCGTTACGAGTCGTTGATGAGGGTGGGTTCAAGAACTATCACAAAACGATAGGAACTGATAAACCAGTTACTTCACCACATCCAAACTTTTTCTATGTCGATCTCATTTGCAATATCTGGTTTACAATTGAACTT cTTATCAGAAGTCTGTTTTGTCCATCATTCCACAAGTTTGTGAGGTCTCCTTTGACAATCATTGATGTCATTTCAACTGGAGCATTCTTTTTCGAATCACTTTTACACGCGATTCTCATTCAAACTG GTTCCCTTGTTACATTGGATTTCCTCTCAATGATCTGCGTTCTCAGGTTATTCAAATTAACTCAACATTTTTCCGGATTAAAGATTCtcattcaaactttcaaa GCCTCTGCACAAGAACTGTTCCTGTTGGTATTCTTTGTCATTCTAGcaattgtgatttttgcgGCATTGGTTTACTATGCTGAGAGAAGCCAATTGAATAAGGACAATCAATTCACAAGTATACCATTGGGCCTTTGGTG GAGCTTGGTGACAATATCCACAGTTGGTTTTGGTGACATGGTCCCTAAAACTTATTTAGGAATGCTGGTCGGATCACTTTGTGCACTGATGGGTGTACTCACAATTGCTCTTCCAGTTCCAGTTATTGTatccaacttttcaaatttatactCTCATTCACAAGCAAGAGCAAAACTTCCAAAGAAGAGAAGGAGAGTTTTACAG gcACATGAAGTAAAGCCAGCTCTGTTGGGAGTAAAACAGCATCATGGAAAACATCGAAAGAAGAGTTCATCAGCAACATTCAACCAACCACCTGCTAATTTCAAGAATGCCAATGGTGGACCATCAATGCATGACAATTCAGCGTCAAAAttgatggcctaa
- the shw-1 gene encoding BTB domain-containing protein (Confirmed by transcript evidence) → MDPALLAFFKPAEMASPQRRESWMDTEHRVILNVGGIRHETYSHVLKKIPATRLSRLTPNLANYDPVLNEYFFDRHPGVFSMILNYYRTGKLHYPTNVCGPLFEEELEFWGLDANQVEPCCWMTYTQHRDTQDTLAVIESLDLDGDPPTQEEIAKKFGWEDDYYTGNMSQWQRLKPRVWALFDEPWSSKYARVISSLSVAFILASTCSFILKTDPSFQIPDIDVFYSLRVVDEGGFKNYHKTIGTDKPVTSPHPNFFYVDLICNIWFTIELLIRSLFCPSFHKFVRSPLTIIDVISTGAFFFESLLHAILIQTGSLVTLDFLSMICVLRLFKLTQHFSGLKILIQTFKASAQELFLLVFFVILAIVIFAALVYYAERSQLNKDNQFTSIPLGLWWSLVTISTVGFGDMVPKTYLGMLVGSLCALMGVLTIALPVPVIVSNFSNLYSHSQARAKLPKKRRRVLQAHEVKPALLGVKQHHGKHRKKSSSATFNQPPANFKNANGGPSMHDNSASKLMA, encoded by the exons TCCTGGATGGACACAGAACATCGGGTAATCCTGAACGTAGGCGGTATCCGACACGAAACCTACAGTCACGTGCTAAAGAAGATTCCAGCCACGCGATTGTCCCGCCTGACTCCAAACTTGGCAAATTACGATCCAGTCCTAAACGAGTACTTCTTCGATAGGCATCCGGGAGTATTTTCCATGATTCTAAATTATTATAGAACTG GTAAACTTCATTATCCAACAAATGTTTGTGGTCCGTTATTCGAGGAAGAACTTGAGTTTTGGGGTCTCGACGCTAATCAA GTGGAACCGTGCTGTTGGATGACGTATACACAACACAGAGATACACAAGACACCCTAGCTGTTATTGAATCATTGGATTTGGATGGGGATCCACCGACACAGGAAGAG ATcgcaaaaaagtttgggtgGGAAGATGACTATTACACTGGAAATATGTCACAATGGCAACGATTAAAACCCAGAGTATGGGCATTATTTGATGAACCATGGAGTTCCAAATATGCAAGG GTAATTTCGTCTCTCTCCGTAGCTTTCATTCTTGCCTCCACATGCTCATTCATTCTCAAAACGGATCcttcatttcaaattccagATATTGATG tgttttacTCGTTACGAGTCGTTGATGAGGGTGGGTTCAAGAACTATCACAAAACGATAGGAACTGATAAACCAGTTACTTCACCACATCCAAACTTTTTCTATGTCGATCTCATTTGCAATATCTGGTTTACAATTGAACTT cTTATCAGAAGTCTGTTTTGTCCATCATTCCACAAGTTTGTGAGGTCTCCTTTGACAATCATTGATGTCATTTCAACTGGAGCATTCTTTTTCGAATCACTTTTACACGCGATTCTCATTCAAACTG GTTCCCTTGTTACATTGGATTTCCTCTCAATGATCTGCGTTCTCAGGTTATTCAAATTAACTCAACATTTTTCCGGATTAAAGATTCtcattcaaactttcaaa GCCTCTGCACAAGAACTGTTCCTGTTGGTATTCTTTGTCATTCTAGcaattgtgatttttgcgGCATTGGTTTACTATGCTGAGAGAAGCCAATTGAATAAGGACAATCAATTCACAAGTATACCATTGGGCCTTTGGTG GAGCTTGGTGACAATATCCACAGTTGGTTTTGGTGACATGGTCCCTAAAACTTATTTAGGAATGCTGGTCGGATCACTTTGTGCACTGATGGGTGTACTCACAATTGCTCTTCCAGTTCCAGTTATTGTatccaacttttcaaatttatactCTCATTCACAAGCAAGAGCAAAACTTCCAAAGAAGAGAAGGAGAGTTTTACAG gcACATGAAGTAAAGCCAGCTCTGTTGGGAGTAAAACAGCATCATGGAAAACATCGAAAGAAGAGTTCATCAGCAACATTCAACCAACCACCTGCTAATTTCAAGAATGCCAATGGTGGACCATCAATGCATGACAATTCAGCGTCAAAAttgatggcctaa
- the shw-1 gene encoding BTB domain-containing protein (Confirmed by transcript evidence), with amino-acid sequence MDYLSIHEDDTSMSSSERTIERGFSRYGRKRSSVRMLLDEVNMTDRKTSWMDTEHRVILNVGGIRHETYSHVLKKIPATRLSRLTPNLANYDPVLNEYFFDRHPGVFSMILNYYRTGKLHYPTNVCGPLFEEELEFWGLDANQVEPCCWMTYTQHRDTQDTLAVIESLDLDGDPPTQEEIAKKFGWEDDYYTGNMSQWQRLKPRVWALFDEPWSSKYARVISSLSVAFILASTCSFILKTDPSFQIPDIDVFYSLRVVDEGGFKNYHKTIGTDKPVTSPHPNFFYVDLICNIWFTIELLIRSLFCPSFHKFVRSPLTIIDVISTGAFFFESLLHAILIQTGSLVTLDFLSMICVLRLFKLTQHFSGLKILIQTFKASAQELFLLVFFVILAIVIFAALVYYAERSQLNKDNQFTSIPLGLWWSLVTISTVGFGDMVPKTYLGMLVGSLCALMGVLTIALPVPVIVSNFSNLYSHSQARAKLPKKRRRVLQAHEVKPALLGVKQHHGKHRKKSSSATFNQPPANFKNANGGPSMHDNSASKLMA; translated from the exons TCCTGGATGGACACAGAACATCGGGTAATCCTGAACGTAGGCGGTATCCGACACGAAACCTACAGTCACGTGCTAAAGAAGATTCCAGCCACGCGATTGTCCCGCCTGACTCCAAACTTGGCAAATTACGATCCAGTCCTAAACGAGTACTTCTTCGATAGGCATCCGGGAGTATTTTCCATGATTCTAAATTATTATAGAACTG GTAAACTTCATTATCCAACAAATGTTTGTGGTCCGTTATTCGAGGAAGAACTTGAGTTTTGGGGTCTCGACGCTAATCAA GTGGAACCGTGCTGTTGGATGACGTATACACAACACAGAGATACACAAGACACCCTAGCTGTTATTGAATCATTGGATTTGGATGGGGATCCACCGACACAGGAAGAG ATcgcaaaaaagtttgggtgGGAAGATGACTATTACACTGGAAATATGTCACAATGGCAACGATTAAAACCCAGAGTATGGGCATTATTTGATGAACCATGGAGTTCCAAATATGCAAGG GTAATTTCGTCTCTCTCCGTAGCTTTCATTCTTGCCTCCACATGCTCATTCATTCTCAAAACGGATCcttcatttcaaattccagATATTGATG tgttttacTCGTTACGAGTCGTTGATGAGGGTGGGTTCAAGAACTATCACAAAACGATAGGAACTGATAAACCAGTTACTTCACCACATCCAAACTTTTTCTATGTCGATCTCATTTGCAATATCTGGTTTACAATTGAACTT cTTATCAGAAGTCTGTTTTGTCCATCATTCCACAAGTTTGTGAGGTCTCCTTTGACAATCATTGATGTCATTTCAACTGGAGCATTCTTTTTCGAATCACTTTTACACGCGATTCTCATTCAAACTG GTTCCCTTGTTACATTGGATTTCCTCTCAATGATCTGCGTTCTCAGGTTATTCAAATTAACTCAACATTTTTCCGGATTAAAGATTCtcattcaaactttcaaa GCCTCTGCACAAGAACTGTTCCTGTTGGTATTCTTTGTCATTCTAGcaattgtgatttttgcgGCATTGGTTTACTATGCTGAGAGAAGCCAATTGAATAAGGACAATCAATTCACAAGTATACCATTGGGCCTTTGGTG GAGCTTGGTGACAATATCCACAGTTGGTTTTGGTGACATGGTCCCTAAAACTTATTTAGGAATGCTGGTCGGATCACTTTGTGCACTGATGGGTGTACTCACAATTGCTCTTCCAGTTCCAGTTATTGTatccaacttttcaaatttatactCTCATTCACAAGCAAGAGCAAAACTTCCAAAGAAGAGAAGGAGAGTTTTACAG gcACATGAAGTAAAGCCAGCTCTGTTGGGAGTAAAACAGCATCATGGAAAACATCGAAAGAAGAGTTCATCAGCAACATTCAACCAACCACCTGCTAATTTCAAGAATGCCAATGGTGGACCATCAATGCATGACAATTCAGCGTCAAAAttgatggcctaa
- the shw-1 gene encoding BTB domain-containing protein (Confirmed by transcript evidence) has protein sequence MVNLQRKESWMDTEHRVILNVGGIRHETYSHVLKKIPATRLSRLTPNLANYDPVLNEYFFDRHPGVFSMILNYYRTGKLHYPTNVCGPLFEEELEFWGLDANQVEPCCWMTYTQHRDTQDTLAVIESLDLDGDPPTQEEIAKKFGWEDDYYTGNMSQWQRLKPRVWALFDEPWSSKYARVISSLSVAFILASTCSFILKTDPSFQIPDIDVFYSLRVVDEGGFKNYHKTIGTDKPVTSPHPNFFYVDLICNIWFTIELLIRSLFCPSFHKFVRSPLTIIDVISTGAFFFESLLHAILIQTGSLVTLDFLSMICVLRLFKLTQHFSGLKILIQTFKASAQELFLLVFFVILAIVIFAALVYYAERSQLNKDNQFTSIPLGLWWSLVTISTVGFGDMVPKTYLGMLVGSLCALMGVLTIALPVPVIVSNFSNLYSHSQARAKLPKKRRRVLQAHEVKPALLGVKQHHGKHRKKSSSATFNQPPANFKNANGGPSMHDNSASKLMA, from the exons TCCTGGATGGACACAGAACATCGGGTAATCCTGAACGTAGGCGGTATCCGACACGAAACCTACAGTCACGTGCTAAAGAAGATTCCAGCCACGCGATTGTCCCGCCTGACTCCAAACTTGGCAAATTACGATCCAGTCCTAAACGAGTACTTCTTCGATAGGCATCCGGGAGTATTTTCCATGATTCTAAATTATTATAGAACTG GTAAACTTCATTATCCAACAAATGTTTGTGGTCCGTTATTCGAGGAAGAACTTGAGTTTTGGGGTCTCGACGCTAATCAA GTGGAACCGTGCTGTTGGATGACGTATACACAACACAGAGATACACAAGACACCCTAGCTGTTATTGAATCATTGGATTTGGATGGGGATCCACCGACACAGGAAGAG ATcgcaaaaaagtttgggtgGGAAGATGACTATTACACTGGAAATATGTCACAATGGCAACGATTAAAACCCAGAGTATGGGCATTATTTGATGAACCATGGAGTTCCAAATATGCAAGG GTAATTTCGTCTCTCTCCGTAGCTTTCATTCTTGCCTCCACATGCTCATTCATTCTCAAAACGGATCcttcatttcaaattccagATATTGATG tgttttacTCGTTACGAGTCGTTGATGAGGGTGGGTTCAAGAACTATCACAAAACGATAGGAACTGATAAACCAGTTACTTCACCACATCCAAACTTTTTCTATGTCGATCTCATTTGCAATATCTGGTTTACAATTGAACTT cTTATCAGAAGTCTGTTTTGTCCATCATTCCACAAGTTTGTGAGGTCTCCTTTGACAATCATTGATGTCATTTCAACTGGAGCATTCTTTTTCGAATCACTTTTACACGCGATTCTCATTCAAACTG GTTCCCTTGTTACATTGGATTTCCTCTCAATGATCTGCGTTCTCAGGTTATTCAAATTAACTCAACATTTTTCCGGATTAAAGATTCtcattcaaactttcaaa GCCTCTGCACAAGAACTGTTCCTGTTGGTATTCTTTGTCATTCTAGcaattgtgatttttgcgGCATTGGTTTACTATGCTGAGAGAAGCCAATTGAATAAGGACAATCAATTCACAAGTATACCATTGGGCCTTTGGTG GAGCTTGGTGACAATATCCACAGTTGGTTTTGGTGACATGGTCCCTAAAACTTATTTAGGAATGCTGGTCGGATCACTTTGTGCACTGATGGGTGTACTCACAATTGCTCTTCCAGTTCCAGTTATTGTatccaacttttcaaatttatactCTCATTCACAAGCAAGAGCAAAACTTCCAAAGAAGAGAAGGAGAGTTTTACAG gcACATGAAGTAAAGCCAGCTCTGTTGGGAGTAAAACAGCATCATGGAAAACATCGAAAGAAGAGTTCATCAGCAACATTCAACCAACCACCTGCTAATTTCAAGAATGCCAATGGTGGACCATCAATGCATGACAATTCAGCGTCAAAAttgatggcctaa
- the shw-1 gene encoding BTB domain-containing protein (Confirmed by transcript evidence), protein MAGDIHPKKVLLKTKSWMDTEHRVILNVGGIRHETYSHVLKKIPATRLSRLTPNLANYDPVLNEYFFDRHPGVFSMILNYYRTGKLHYPTNVCGPLFEEELEFWGLDANQVEPCCWMTYTQHRDTQDTLAVIESLDLDGDPPTQEEIAKKFGWEDDYYTGNMSQWQRLKPRVWALFDEPWSSKYARVISSLSVAFILASTCSFILKTDPSFQIPDIDVFYSLRVVDEGGFKNYHKTIGTDKPVTSPHPNFFYVDLICNIWFTIELLIRSLFCPSFHKFVRSPLTIIDVISTGAFFFESLLHAILIQTGSLVTLDFLSMICVLRLFKLTQHFSGLKILIQTFKASAQELFLLVFFVILAIVIFAALVYYAERSQLNKDNQFTSIPLGLWWSLVTISTVGFGDMVPKTYLGMLVGSLCALMGVLTIALPVPVIVSNFSNLYSHSQARAKLPKKRRRVLQAHEVKPALLGVKQHHGKHRKKSSSATFNQPPANFKNANGGPSMHDNSASKLMA, encoded by the exons ATGGCGGGCGATATTCACCCAAAAAAGGTGCTGCTTAAAACAAAG TCCTGGATGGACACAGAACATCGGGTAATCCTGAACGTAGGCGGTATCCGACACGAAACCTACAGTCACGTGCTAAAGAAGATTCCAGCCACGCGATTGTCCCGCCTGACTCCAAACTTGGCAAATTACGATCCAGTCCTAAACGAGTACTTCTTCGATAGGCATCCGGGAGTATTTTCCATGATTCTAAATTATTATAGAACTG GTAAACTTCATTATCCAACAAATGTTTGTGGTCCGTTATTCGAGGAAGAACTTGAGTTTTGGGGTCTCGACGCTAATCAA GTGGAACCGTGCTGTTGGATGACGTATACACAACACAGAGATACACAAGACACCCTAGCTGTTATTGAATCATTGGATTTGGATGGGGATCCACCGACACAGGAAGAG ATcgcaaaaaagtttgggtgGGAAGATGACTATTACACTGGAAATATGTCACAATGGCAACGATTAAAACCCAGAGTATGGGCATTATTTGATGAACCATGGAGTTCCAAATATGCAAGG GTAATTTCGTCTCTCTCCGTAGCTTTCATTCTTGCCTCCACATGCTCATTCATTCTCAAAACGGATCcttcatttcaaattccagATATTGATG tgttttacTCGTTACGAGTCGTTGATGAGGGTGGGTTCAAGAACTATCACAAAACGATAGGAACTGATAAACCAGTTACTTCACCACATCCAAACTTTTTCTATGTCGATCTCATTTGCAATATCTGGTTTACAATTGAACTT cTTATCAGAAGTCTGTTTTGTCCATCATTCCACAAGTTTGTGAGGTCTCCTTTGACAATCATTGATGTCATTTCAACTGGAGCATTCTTTTTCGAATCACTTTTACACGCGATTCTCATTCAAACTG GTTCCCTTGTTACATTGGATTTCCTCTCAATGATCTGCGTTCTCAGGTTATTCAAATTAACTCAACATTTTTCCGGATTAAAGATTCtcattcaaactttcaaa GCCTCTGCACAAGAACTGTTCCTGTTGGTATTCTTTGTCATTCTAGcaattgtgatttttgcgGCATTGGTTTACTATGCTGAGAGAAGCCAATTGAATAAGGACAATCAATTCACAAGTATACCATTGGGCCTTTGGTG GAGCTTGGTGACAATATCCACAGTTGGTTTTGGTGACATGGTCCCTAAAACTTATTTAGGAATGCTGGTCGGATCACTTTGTGCACTGATGGGTGTACTCACAATTGCTCTTCCAGTTCCAGTTATTGTatccaacttttcaaatttatactCTCATTCACAAGCAAGAGCAAAACTTCCAAAGAAGAGAAGGAGAGTTTTACAG gcACATGAAGTAAAGCCAGCTCTGTTGGGAGTAAAACAGCATCATGGAAAACATCGAAAGAAGAGTTCATCAGCAACATTCAACCAACCACCTGCTAATTTCAAGAATGCCAATGGTGGACCATCAATGCATGACAATTCAGCGTCAAAAttgatggcctaa
- the shw-1 gene encoding BTB domain-containing protein (Confirmed by transcript evidence): MRASIYRRARENSNETSLSWMDTEHRVILNVGGIRHETYSHVLKKIPATRLSRLTPNLANYDPVLNEYFFDRHPGVFSMILNYYRTGKLHYPTNVCGPLFEEELEFWGLDANQVEPCCWMTYTQHRDTQDTLAVIESLDLDGDPPTQEEIAKKFGWEDDYYTGNMSQWQRLKPRVWALFDEPWSSKYARVISSLSVAFILASTCSFILKTDPSFQIPDIDVFYSLRVVDEGGFKNYHKTIGTDKPVTSPHPNFFYVDLICNIWFTIELLIRSLFCPSFHKFVRSPLTIIDVISTGAFFFESLLHAILIQTGSLVTLDFLSMICVLRLFKLTQHFSGLKILIQTFKASAQELFLLVFFVILAIVIFAALVYYAERSQLNKDNQFTSIPLGLWWSLVTISTVGFGDMVPKTYLGMLVGSLCALMGVLTIALPVPVIVSNFSNLYSHSQARAKLPKKRRRVLQAHEVKPALLGVKQHHGKHRKKSSSATFNQPPANFKNANGGPSMHDNSASKLMA, translated from the exons ATGCGCGCTTCGATTTATCGGAGGGCTCGAGAGAATTCGAATGAAACATCATTG TCCTGGATGGACACAGAACATCGGGTAATCCTGAACGTAGGCGGTATCCGACACGAAACCTACAGTCACGTGCTAAAGAAGATTCCAGCCACGCGATTGTCCCGCCTGACTCCAAACTTGGCAAATTACGATCCAGTCCTAAACGAGTACTTCTTCGATAGGCATCCGGGAGTATTTTCCATGATTCTAAATTATTATAGAACTG GTAAACTTCATTATCCAACAAATGTTTGTGGTCCGTTATTCGAGGAAGAACTTGAGTTTTGGGGTCTCGACGCTAATCAA GTGGAACCGTGCTGTTGGATGACGTATACACAACACAGAGATACACAAGACACCCTAGCTGTTATTGAATCATTGGATTTGGATGGGGATCCACCGACACAGGAAGAG ATcgcaaaaaagtttgggtgGGAAGATGACTATTACACTGGAAATATGTCACAATGGCAACGATTAAAACCCAGAGTATGGGCATTATTTGATGAACCATGGAGTTCCAAATATGCAAGG GTAATTTCGTCTCTCTCCGTAGCTTTCATTCTTGCCTCCACATGCTCATTCATTCTCAAAACGGATCcttcatttcaaattccagATATTGATG tgttttacTCGTTACGAGTCGTTGATGAGGGTGGGTTCAAGAACTATCACAAAACGATAGGAACTGATAAACCAGTTACTTCACCACATCCAAACTTTTTCTATGTCGATCTCATTTGCAATATCTGGTTTACAATTGAACTT cTTATCAGAAGTCTGTTTTGTCCATCATTCCACAAGTTTGTGAGGTCTCCTTTGACAATCATTGATGTCATTTCAACTGGAGCATTCTTTTTCGAATCACTTTTACACGCGATTCTCATTCAAACTG GTTCCCTTGTTACATTGGATTTCCTCTCAATGATCTGCGTTCTCAGGTTATTCAAATTAACTCAACATTTTTCCGGATTAAAGATTCtcattcaaactttcaaa GCCTCTGCACAAGAACTGTTCCTGTTGGTATTCTTTGTCATTCTAGcaattgtgatttttgcgGCATTGGTTTACTATGCTGAGAGAAGCCAATTGAATAAGGACAATCAATTCACAAGTATACCATTGGGCCTTTGGTG GAGCTTGGTGACAATATCCACAGTTGGTTTTGGTGACATGGTCCCTAAAACTTATTTAGGAATGCTGGTCGGATCACTTTGTGCACTGATGGGTGTACTCACAATTGCTCTTCCAGTTCCAGTTATTGTatccaacttttcaaatttatactCTCATTCACAAGCAAGAGCAAAACTTCCAAAGAAGAGAAGGAGAGTTTTACAG gcACATGAAGTAAAGCCAGCTCTGTTGGGAGTAAAACAGCATCATGGAAAACATCGAAAGAAGAGTTCATCAGCAACATTCAACCAACCACCTGCTAATTTCAAGAATGCCAATGGTGGACCATCAATGCATGACAATTCAGCGTCAAAAttgatggcctaa